The window GTTGGCTCCACGCCGGCATCGCTGGGGCGCTTACGCTGCCGTCGGTGGCCGTGATGTATCACGAGTTCCGGACTGAAGCCGTTTTTCACGCACGAGCCGAGGTGCCGACACTTGCGCCCGCACTGGCATGGGTAGTGCTGGGCTACGGGATTACGTTGGCGCTAGCCATTGGCGGGGCGATTGTGATCTGGCAGCGTGGCGGCTTCGGCGTGGCGCCAGGAGCATCCGCACCGCGTGACCATGATCCTTTCTTCCGAACAAATACAGCAGCTCGCCTCATGCTGGTGTGGGCAGTCGTCAATGTGGCCATTGCCTGGATGCCGGGCGCGGCTTTCCAGCGAAAGCTGATACAGGGCGCTCACCTGCCACTGGCGGTTCTGGCCGCCGGCGGCGCGCTGGCGTTCTGGCGATGGCTGTCACGGCGAACGCCAGGCACCTCATACTCACTGTTCACCGTCTCACTTACCATCGTGTTGGCACTGACTAATATCCGATTCCTGGTGCGCGAGGTTCGGAATAACGAGCGAAACCGTGTTCAAACGATGCTGGAGAGAGCCTATCTGAACCCAGGAGAATTGGCCGCGCTGCAATGGATCGCACGGCATACACCGAAACGAGACGCTGTTCAGCCGTTGCCGTGGGTAATGCAACCCGATCCACATCATATCGCCGCCTACGATATTACGCTTGCCTCCTTTACGCCCGGCCTCATCGGCAGACACGTTTACTGCGGGCACTGGGGCGAAACACCAGACTTTGGCTCGAAGTTCAATGAGCTCGCAAGGTTTGCCTTGCCTACAACAACCGACACGCAGAGAATTGCGCTATTGCGAAAGATGCATGTGGCATACCTCATCTTTTCGCAGAAGGCGCGTGGCGACACTGGCGCCGACACGCTGGAACCGATGTTCCGCGGAAGGGTGGTGCTGCCCGACTACCTGAAGTTGGTCTATTCCAACCGCGATGCCGACATCTATCTGGTACAACTGCCGCTGGGCGCAAGCCGGAGTGCGCCCGGGTAATTATCACAGGCTACCGTGAAAACCGCAATCTGCAACGAGACTTTCGAACACTGGCGGTGGGACGATACGCTGGATGCCATTACAGCCGCCGGCTACGACGGCGTGGAAATAGCACCATTTACGTTTGCCAGCGAGCCCGCCGAGATTACAGCCGATGACCGGGCTTCCATTGCGACAGCGGCCCGGCGTCGCGGACTCCAAATCGCCGGCTTGCACTGGCTCCTGGTCTCACCACCGGGCCTCTCACTGACCAGTGATGATACCGAGGTGCGGGTACGTACCGTTCGACACCTGGCCGCGCTCGTTGAACTGTGCGCCGACCTCGGCGGCGCCATCATGGTACTGGGCTCGCCGGCACAACGGCGAATACCGGCTGGCTTGAACACCGCCGGCGCCACGCTGCGGGTGGTGGAAGCCCTGGCCTCCGTGGCGCCCGAGGCGGAAAAACGCGGTATTACAATCTGCCTAGAGCCACTGCCGGCGCCGGAGGCTGATCTGATCTTGACACTGCACGAAGCCGTTGACGCTATTGCGCAAGTGGCAAGCCCCAATCTCCGGACGCTGATCGACGTGAAAAGCGCTTCAGCCGAGTCCACCGATGTGGCCGCAGCGGTGCGCACGTGGGCCCCATGGGTCGCGCACTTTCATGCCAACGATACCAACATGCGAGGACCCGGGACCGGGGACACCGACTACGTCCCGATTATGGCTGCGCTGCACGAGATCGGTTACGCGGGTTGGGTGTCGGTGGAGGTCTTCAACTACGAGCCCGACCCGGTGACCATAGCCAGAGAAAGCATCAGCTACGTTCGACGCTGTAACGAGGCTGCAATGCGATCGCAGAGGGCATAAGCCAACCTATTTACCCGGGCCAAGCGGATAGAGCAGCTTCTGAATATCGGGCTGGTTGAAATTCTGCATGGTTACGACCGTAACCCCGGTATCCACCTGCTCGGGATGGTTAGACTTCACCTCGTGGGCCTTGATGGCCTGAACGACGCGCTTCACGCCTTGATATCCCATCTGGAAAGGGCGCTGCACCACCAGTGCCTGAATAACGCCATCCTTCAGGTCAGCAATCTCTTCGTCACCGCCATCAAACGCCACAAGCTTTACTTTGCCGGTGTCGCCTTTCTGCCGGATCGACTGGGCGGCACCAACGGCTCCGCCCTGGTTGCATGCAAAGATGCCGGCGAGCCCGGGATGCGCCGCCAGCATAGAATCCACAGCATCCTGCCCCTTGTTGACATCGCTGTTGGAATAGAGCGTTACCACCAGATGCAACTGTGGATACTTCGCCAGCTCTTGCTTGAAACCGTTCTCCCGATCGTCGGATGATCCGGCGCCCTTTACAAACGGCAGCAAGCCCACATCCCCACCCTTGGGACCAACAAGCCTGGCAAGCTCGTCGGCCGCATCCGCGCCACCGGTCACATTATTTGTAGCAATAAACGCTACAGATGTATCCGGCGTGATGCCACTGTCGATCATGACCACCGGTATGCCGGCAGCCTGCGCCTTTTGCACTTCCGGCGCCAGGGCATGCGCATCGCACGCAGCCATTACAATTCCGCTGACGCCTTTGACTATCTGGGCGTCGAGTATGTTCTTCTGCTCCACCGTCTGCGTCTCTTCCGTAGGACCCTGAAAGATGATCGACGCGTTGTCCTCCGCGGCTGCCTTCTCGGCGCCCGCCTTCACCGTCTGCCAGTATGACTGCGTGACGCCTTTCGGTATGAGAGCGATCTGGAGTTTGCCACCAGCGCCGGCCGAGCCCGGACGGTGGCATCCGGCTGCCCCAACGGTTGCGATCACTCCGGCAGCGCAAAACATGCGACGTACGGCGGCACTCGGGCGACCTGCACTACGGTGACCTTTTCGCATTTCGATTCTCCCTGCTTGGTTCGCTAAACGTGCGGCTAGAAGATACCTTCGGCGGCATCCCCTGTATGTACTGCTGCAGCGGCGGCAGCTCTTTCAAGGGCAGCATGAACCAGCTGCCCGGCGCGGTTCAGCGCGGAATTGGAGCCATGGACTTTGATCGCATGTTGAATGTCCTGTTCCGCGCCGCGCATATCGCCCGGCGCCGCGGTTGCGATTGCGGTGCGGTATCCAGCCTCAGACTGCGCCAGGTCATTTTGAACTGCGTGAACAAGGGCAACGTTAAAGAGGACATACACCAGACCGGGACTGATGGCGAGAGCCCGCGCCGAACTGGTGAGTGATGCGGAATAGTCACCAGCACCATACTGCGACCAGCCCATGTTTCCCCAGACTGTCGGATTGTTCGGTGTAATCGCGATACACGCCTGATACTGCTCGACGGCCTGAGCGTGGTCGCCGGCGGCTTCATACGCATCCGCTAGCTGTGCGATCAGAAGCGGGCTCCTGGGTGCGCGCGCCAACTGCTCCTTCGCGCTGGCAATGGCTTGCGGATACCGCTTCAAACCCTCCATCGCCGTGCAGTCCGTCGGGTCGGCAACGAGTGCCGCTTCATATTCCCGTTGCTCCATCGCCAGATCGCCGGCCTTGTGCGCGGCATCGGCCAGCGCATCATGAGCTCCCGCGAAACCGGGAGCGGCTCCCACGGCATTCTGAAATGCCGCAACAGCGTGGCCGAAATCACCCGCCTGTACGTAAGCCTGACCCAGCCCCATTCGGAACTGCGGGTTGAGCGGATCGCGCTGCACCGCTTGTTGAAGTTCGGCGTAGGCTTGACTGTAGTTTCCGGCAGAAAGCAGGGCATTCCCCAGGCTGAAGTGGAACCCCGGCACCGCTGGATTGAGGTTCACCGCCGTCTGAAAGGCTTTCACGGCATCCGGAAAGCGGTTGAGTTGGCTATTGGCTGCTCCCAGATCCATCCAGGCGCGGATATCTTTCGGATTGGCAACCGTAGAACGCTGGAAGGTTGCGAGGGCTTCCACCACTTTGCCTTGCGCCATCAGGTGCTCGCCATCCGTGTCCAACTTGGAACTATCATCAGCCGGCGCAGTGGGCTTCGCTGGCGCCCCTGGCGGAGGCTTTGGCGCCGTCTGGGCAATTGCGTGGGTTGCAGTGCAGGATGTGATGGTGTACAAGCCCAGCATCGCGAGAATGCCGCCCAGGCTGACAATCCGGTGGGAGATCTGCTTTGTGTTCTGGTTCATGTTCGCCTGCGAATGCGGTCGTAGAGTACGGCAATTACGATAACGCTGCCGACAATAAGGTACTGGTGCCCCTGCTCAAGACCGGCCAGGTCGCAACCATTCTGGATCACCGACATGAGAAACGCGCCGATGATCGCGCCGGGAATGCCACCCGTTCCGCCAAATAGGGATGTTCCGCCCATTACGGTAGCTGCTATCGACCACAGCTCCATCTGCGCACCAGCCGTGGGCTGGGCAACCCCAGCGCGCGAAACGTCGATAACCGCCGCTATTCCGGTGACGAATCCCATCAGCGTCATGATGGAAACTGTCATCCAGCGCATATTGATACCCGACAGGCGCGCTGCTTCGCGATTCCCGCCAACAGCGTACACCGACCGACCCCATCGCGTCGCGGAGAGAACCACGTGGATAATGATGGCGCAGACGATCATTATCACAAACGCCCATGGCAGGCCGGCGCCCATTCTGGTTTGAAAGAGCCCGCCCGAACCAAACACCTCGAAGCCTGGCGCCAGCGGCGAGATATTGATGCTGTTGGACACGATAAGCGCGAGGCCGCGGCAGGCAAGCATGGCGCCAAGCGTGACGATAAAGCTGGGTATCCGGCCATAGGCTGTCACCAGCCCGTTGACCACGCCAATGGCGGAGCCGGAAGCGCATGCTACCGCGATAGCGGCGATGACACCAAAATGATGATCGCGCATTGCCACGCCGGCCATACAGCCGGCGAATGCAAGGTTAGACCCCACCGAAAGGTCGATTTGTGCGGCGATAATCACCACCGTCTGACCGACCGCCAGTATTGCAACAACCGAGGTCTCGCGAGCCAGGTCCTGAAGGTTGACGAGGCTGAGAAAGCGCGGCTGATACCACCAAAGGCCCACACTGAGCAGCGCCAAAAAGCCCAGCGGCGCCATCGCGTCGCGAACCTGCTCGTTGAGGCGCGCCCGTCCAAGCAAGGAGAAAGGTGACGTCAAACAGCGATCTCCGGCAGATTCGCGCCCCATCGGAGGCAACGCGCCTGGGGCGCATTGTGGATTACAACGCTCACCGGCGGGTTTCCTGCTCGTGCAGGAAGCCAACGAGCCATTCACGAAACCGGCCGCCATGAAGTTATCAAACTATGTGCTCATTCTGGTGGTGTCGATCCTTCTCCCCATCGTCGCTCCGGCTGCCCCGGCCGACGCTCGCCCATCCGGCGATTCGCTCGCACGGCGCATCAATAGCCTGCTGAACAAGCCAGGTTTGCGCGAGGGCTTTCAGGGCGTCCTGATCAAGTCACTAAAGAGCGGCCGGACGCTGTACGCCCGGAATGCCGATAGCCTCTTTGTCCCGGCATCCAACAACAAGATCCTCACAGCATGCGCCGCACTCGGTGTGCTCGGCATCGACTTCCGATGGCATACGCGGGTGCTGGCGACGTCGCGACCAGACAAAGATGGCGTGGTGAACGGAGACCTTGTACTGCAAGGTTCTGGCGATCCGATCCTCACAGCCGACGATCTGAATGCTCTGGCCGGTCAGTTGAAAGCTGCCGGCATTCATCGCATAACCGGAAACCTGCGCTTTGATGATTACCGCTTTGACCGCCAGTTCCTGGGTGAAACCTGGGCTTGGGACGACGAGCCCTACTACTATTCCGCCCAGATCAGCGCCCTGAACGTGGATGAGAATGTAGTGGTGGTGCACGTCCAGCCCGGCACGGGCATAGGCGACCCGGTCGGCGTAAGCGTAACGCCCTTGGCCGACTACGCCACGGTGCACTGCACGGCCGTAACGACGGCAAAAGGCACGCCGGTAGGACTCGATGTTACTCGCCGGCGCGGCCGCAATACGATCCTAATCTCGGGCAGTCTACCGGCCGGCATCGCGCCCGCGAAAGATCCTGCCATCGCGGTTACGTACGAAGACCCTCCGCGCTTCGCCGCAACACTCTTTCGGTCGGACCTCATCAAGGCCGGCATTGAGATTGCCGGCGGCACTCTGGAAGGCCACAGCCCTGTTGGCGCGGTGCTGCTGGCCGACCACCTCTCGCCCGCGATGCCGGAGGTGCTCCGCCGGCTCAACAAGCCGAGCGACAACCTGATAGCGGAGTGCTTGCTGAAGTCGGTTGGAGCGCAGATTGATGGACAGGGCACCGGCGGGGAGGGCGGCACCGCATGCCTCGCCGCGCGCACATGGTTCCGTACCATTGGTCTGCGGATGAGCGAGGTTCGGCAGGCCGATGGTTCCGGGCTATCACGAGACAACTTTGTGTCACCCCGGAATATCGTACGCACGCTGGTGTGGTTCACCAAACAACCCTGGTTCAGGCAGTACGATGAGTCGCTCCCGGTCGCCGGCGTGGATGGCACGCTCGCGCGCCGGATGAAGGGTACTGCCGCCGCCGGCAACTGCCATGCGAAGACGGGTTACGTGTCGCATGTAAGCACCATTAGCGGATATGTGCGAACGGCGGACGGCCAGCCGCTGGTTTTCTCGATTCTGATGAACAACCATTTGTGTCCTAACCGCGTCTGCGAACAGGCTCAGGATGCTATCGTCGTCCTGCTCGCGAGCCTGCGCGGAAACGCCGGCGCCCATCAATCGGACTAAAGACATGGGCTGATGTCCACAATCGGCACGCCACCCCCACCAGCCCGCCGCAAAGCCCGCGACCTTGCAGCGAGCCACCGGTCCCGACGTCGAATTACTGGCTTGTGGAAACCAGCCCGGCAGGCGCCGACGGGGCGTCCGACGCCTTGCCGATCGCTGGCGGTTTGCGAATCAACGAGGCGGCTGCACCGCGTACACCCGGCGCAGCGTTCTGCGGCATGGCGCCGCGGATTTGGGCGCTCTGGTCCCTGGATTCGCCAGAAAGTGCGGGCGCGTTGCTTTGCGCAGCCACAGGCGTCACTCGGACCGTGGTGATCGGCGAATCTGAACTTCGGCCAACGAGCGCACCGACGCCAATTCTCAAGCAACGCCCTGCGATCACGATGCGGTCGGCCAGACTGAGCCCACCACGTTCGGCTTGAGCCGCCAGATATCTGCAACCGGCTACCGCGCCGGAACCGTTTGATGGCGCGTTACCCGGACGTGCCGCGAGGCCGACGAGGAAAGTAGTCGCTAATACGGTGCAGACCATTCGAAAGAGATTTATTGGGAGTTGGCGCAGTCGTGTCTTCCACTGCCGCCGTCTGACCGCGGCCCGAACCACCTTAACGATGTTCGCCGGTTGGGCTATTGCCTCACGCAAACGGTTTTCGGCGCCGACCGCCAACAACTTATTGATATTCCGGTAGGACGTTTGGCATTCACCGCAGCGGGCAAGATGCCCCATAACCGCCGGCGCGCCGGCATATCCAGCGCCGTTGCGGATGACGTC of the Armatimonadota bacterium genome contains:
- a CDS encoding sugar phosphate isomerase/epimerase, whose translation is MKTAICNETFEHWRWDDTLDAITAAGYDGVEIAPFTFASEPAEITADDRASIATAARRRGLQIAGLHWLLVSPPGLSLTSDDTEVRVRTVRHLAALVELCADLGGAIMVLGSPAQRRIPAGLNTAGATLRVVEALASVAPEAEKRGITICLEPLPAPEADLILTLHEAVDAIAQVASPNLRTLIDVKSASAESTDVAAAVRTWAPWVAHFHANDTNMRGPGTGDTDYVPIMAALHEIGYAGWVSVEVFNYEPDPVTIARESISYVRRCNEAAMRSQRA
- a CDS encoding ABC transporter substrate-binding protein; translation: MRKGHRSAGRPSAAVRRMFCAAGVIATVGAAGCHRPGSAGAGGKLQIALIPKGVTQSYWQTVKAGAEKAAAEDNASIIFQGPTEETQTVEQKNILDAQIVKGVSGIVMAACDAHALAPEVQKAQAAGIPVVMIDSGITPDTSVAFIATNNVTGGADAADELARLVGPKGGDVGLLPFVKGAGSSDDRENGFKQELAKYPQLHLVVTLYSNSDVNKGQDAVDSMLAAHPGLAGIFACNQGGAVGAAQSIRQKGDTGKVKLVAFDGGDEEIADLKDGVIQALVVQRPFQMGYQGVKRVVQAIKAHEVKSNHPEQVDTGVTVVTMQNFNQPDIQKLLYPLGPGK
- a CDS encoding tetratricopeptide repeat protein produces the protein MNQNTKQISHRIVSLGGILAMLGLYTITSCTATHAIAQTAPKPPPGAPAKPTAPADDSSKLDTDGEHLMAQGKVVEALATFQRSTVANPKDIRAWMDLGAANSQLNRFPDAVKAFQTAVNLNPAVPGFHFSLGNALLSAGNYSQAYAELQQAVQRDPLNPQFRMGLGQAYVQAGDFGHAVAAFQNAVGAAPGFAGAHDALADAAHKAGDLAMEQREYEAALVADPTDCTAMEGLKRYPQAIASAKEQLARAPRSPLLIAQLADAYEAAGDHAQAVEQYQACIAITPNNPTVWGNMGWSQYGAGDYSASLTSSARALAISPGLVYVLFNVALVHAVQNDLAQSEAGYRTAIATAAPGDMRGAEQDIQHAIKVHGSNSALNRAGQLVHAALERAAAAAAVHTGDAAEGIF
- a CDS encoding ABC transporter permease, whose product is MTSPFSLLGRARLNEQVRDAMAPLGFLALLSVGLWWYQPRFLSLVNLQDLARETSVVAILAVGQTVVIIAAQIDLSVGSNLAFAGCMAGVAMRDHHFGVIAAIAVACASGSAIGVVNGLVTAYGRIPSFIVTLGAMLACRGLALIVSNSINISPLAPGFEVFGSGGLFQTRMGAGLPWAFVIMIVCAIIIHVVLSATRWGRSVYAVGGNREAARLSGINMRWMTVSIMTLMGFVTGIAAVIDVSRAGVAQPTAGAQMELWSIAATVMGGTSLFGGTGGIPGAIIGAFLMSVIQNGCDLAGLEQGHQYLIVGSVIVIAVLYDRIRRRT
- the dacB gene encoding D-alanyl-D-alanine carboxypeptidase/D-alanyl-D-alanine-endopeptidase, yielding MKLSNYVLILVVSILLPIVAPAAPADARPSGDSLARRINSLLNKPGLREGFQGVLIKSLKSGRTLYARNADSLFVPASNNKILTACAALGVLGIDFRWHTRVLATSRPDKDGVVNGDLVLQGSGDPILTADDLNALAGQLKAAGIHRITGNLRFDDYRFDRQFLGETWAWDDEPYYYSAQISALNVDENVVVVHVQPGTGIGDPVGVSVTPLADYATVHCTAVTTAKGTPVGLDVTRRRGRNTILISGSLPAGIAPAKDPAIAVTYEDPPRFAATLFRSDLIKAGIEIAGGTLEGHSPVGAVLLADHLSPAMPEVLRRLNKPSDNLIAECLLKSVGAQIDGQGTGGEGGTACLAARTWFRTIGLRMSEVRQADGSGLSRDNFVSPRNIVRTLVWFTKQPWFRQYDESLPVAGVDGTLARRMKGTAAAGNCHAKTGYVSHVSTISGYVRTADGQPLVFSILMNNHLCPNRVCEQAQDAIVVLLASLRGNAGAHQSD